GCGGCGCACACCGCGCTTCTGGACGGACTCCTGATCGCGCTGCGCCGCGACGAGGCCGCCGCTGCACCCGCCGCTGACCCGCTCGTCGAACTCGCACTCATCGGTATGGGCCGCTACGGGGGTCGCGAGCTCGGTTTCGCCTCGGACATCGACATCGTCGCCGTCTTCCGGGCCGCGGACGGCGTGCCCGCAGAGCAGGCATCGCGCGCGGCCACGAAGCTCGTGTCCGAACTCCGGCGCCTCGTCTCCGACCCGCGGTTCCCGGTCGACTTGGACTTCGACCTCCGCCCCGAGGGGAAGAACGGACCCATCGTGCGCAGCCTCGATGCGTATCGCGCGTACTACGAGCGATGGTCGGTGACGTGGGAGGCGCAGGCGCTGCTGCGCGCCCGACACGTGGCCGGCGACGCCGCCCTCGGAGCCGATTTCATCGCACTCGCCGACGAGATCCGGTATCCCGCCGCGTTCGGCGACGCCGAGGTGCGAGAGGTGCGCCGGATCAAGGCGCGCGTCGAAGCCGAACGACTGCCGCAGGGCGCCGATCGGCGGCGGCATCTCAAGCTCGGCCCGGGGGGCATCAGCGACGTCGAGTGGCTGGTGCAGCTCATCCAACTCCGTGAGGGCCGCTCACATCCCGCGCTGCGCACCGTGTCGACCCTCGAGGCGCTGGTCGCCGCCCGCGACGCTGATCTCCTGGCCGCGGAAGACACGGAGCAGCTCACCGATTCCTGGCGCTTCGCGAGCCGCATCCGGTCCGCGCTGAAACTCTGGACGGGGCGGGCTTCGGACTCGCTGCCCACGGACTGGGCCGATCTCGAGGGCATTGCCGGGGTCCTGGGGCTTCCGGGCGGGCGCACCTCCGAGCTGGAGGAGCGGTGGTTCGCCGTGTCCCGGCGGGCCCGGGCGGTGTTCGAGCGCGAGTTCTTCGGCTACGAGGTCGACGAGCGGTTCCCCGGGACCTGGTGAGACTGCGGGACGCCTGGCAGTCTTCCGCCGCACGCGCTGTTGATGACGCGTTCATGAAATATTTACGCTGAGGTCTGGTGCAATTCGTTATCAAAGCGTAATCTCATCGTTATGCAGTACTTACAGACATTCCTCGAGGCCTTGCTCGCCGAAGACGGAGCCGAGTTCGATGACGACCTTGACTCGTAGTCTCTGACCACACGACGAAAGCCCGCCACTCAATGATCGAGTGGCGGGCTTTCGTGCGTTCGGGGCGACCCCCGCGGCGTGTTACACCCCGTAGTAGAGCTCGAACTCGTACGGGTGCGGCCGGAGCGCCATGGGGGCGATCTCGGTCTCGCGCTTGAGGTCGATCCAGGTCTGGATCAGCTCCTCGGTGAAGACACCGCCCTCGAGCAGGAACTGGTGGTCGGCCTCGAGCGCGACGAGCGCCTCCTCGAGCGATCCGGGCACCTGGGGGATGTTCTTCGCCTCCTCCGGGGGCAGCTCGTAGAGGTCCTTGTCGATCGGCTCCATCGGCTCGATGCGGTTGCGGATCCCGTCGAGACCGGCCATCAACTGCGCGGCGAAGGCCAGGTAGGGGTTGCCCGAGGCATCCGGAGCGCGGAACTCGATGCGCTTCGCCTTGGGGTTGGAGCCGGTGAGCGGGATACGCACCGCGGCGGATCGGTTGCCGGCCGAGTACGCGAGGTTCACGGGTGCTTCGTAGCCCTTGACGAGGCGGCGGTAGCTGTTGATCGTGGGGTTCGTGAAGGCGAGCAGGGCCGGTGCGTGGTGCAGGATCCCGCCGATGTACCACCGTGCGATGTCGGAGAGACCGGCGTAGCCGTTCTCGTCGTAGAACAGCGGGTCGCCGTTCTTCCACAGCGACATGTGGGTGTGCATGCCCGAGCCGTTGTCACCGAAGACCGGCTTCGGCATGAACGTGGCGGTCTTGCCCCACAGCTCGGCGGTGTTCTTCACGATGTACTTGAACTTCAGCACGTCATCCGCAGCGTGCAGCAGCGTGTCGAAGCGGTAGTTGATCTCGGCCTGGCCCGGAGCGCCGACCTCGTGGTGCGCACGCTCGAGGTGCAGACCCGACTCGATGAGACGGAGCGAGATGTCGTCGCGCAGATCGGCCTGCTTGTCGACGGGGGAGACGGGGAAGTAGCCGCCCTTCGCAGAGGTCGTGTTCCCGAGGTTACCTCCCTCGATCTTGCGGCCGGAGTTC
Above is a genomic segment from Leucobacter rhizosphaerae containing:
- the glnA gene encoding type I glutamate--ammonia ligase, whose product is MFKTPQEVIDFIKETDVKFVDVRFTDLPGVQQHFNIPAATVDLDFFEVGQMFDGSSIRGFAGIAESDMQLIPDVTTAYLDQFRAERTLVLIFDIFNPRTGEIYSKDPRQVAKKAEQYLASTGIADTAFFAPEAEFYILDSVRYETTPQHTFYEIDSEEAHWNSGRKIEGGNLGNTTSAKGGYFPVSPVDKQADLRDDISLRLIESGLHLERAHHEVGAPGQAEINYRFDTLLHAADDVLKFKYIVKNTAELWGKTATFMPKPVFGDNGSGMHTHMSLWKNGDPLFYDENGYAGLSDIARWYIGGILHHAPALLAFTNPTINSYRRLVKGYEAPVNLAYSAGNRSAAVRIPLTGSNPKAKRIEFRAPDASGNPYLAFAAQLMAGLDGIRNRIEPMEPIDKDLYELPPEEAKNIPQVPGSLEEALVALEADHQFLLEGGVFTEELIQTWIDLKRETEIAPMALRPHPYEFELYYGV